One Rubinisphaera margarita DNA window includes the following coding sequences:
- a CDS encoding efflux RND transporter periplasmic adaptor subunit: MNSIQTRPIRRWIGPLILVAFLVIGWLTSSVWLPPMNGMVQRSITGFRSAASTEPHGEEEGDAHAGHDHEGHDHVGHDEATSLELSDQALRNIGLSRETIQPIELQTFQRSITVPALVVERPGRTRVQVATPMTGVITHVHAVQGEAVEPGSLLFQIRLTHEDLVSAQTDFLQTLGELDVEEREITRLQDVTSSGAVAGKVQLDREYARDKLAAHLRAQREALKLHGLSDEQVDLIASERRLLRELQIFAPSTDEHPENELKLAGKLVQPVSLQQSGDAPPSGSGDRESLILQDLLVHKGQSVNAGETLAVLVEYSELYIEGLAFEQDISQLRRASEQGWKVDAIFEEPGAGPRIVEDLEFAYLANRVDMDSRTLPFYVRLPNEITKDRRSDGNRYIEWKYLPGQRLQMRVPVEEMPNRIVLPVEAVAREGAEWYVFQQNGDHFDRVPVHVTYRDQYSAVIANDGSLFPGDVVAMRGAHQMQMALKNKAGGGVDPHAGHNH; the protein is encoded by the coding sequence ATGAATTCGATACAGACCCGGCCGATCCGTCGTTGGATCGGTCCACTCATCCTGGTGGCGTTTCTCGTTATCGGATGGCTCACCAGTTCCGTCTGGCTGCCGCCGATGAATGGCATGGTTCAGCGTTCAATCACCGGCTTTCGATCGGCCGCCTCGACCGAGCCTCACGGCGAAGAGGAAGGCGACGCACATGCCGGTCACGATCACGAAGGGCACGACCACGTCGGCCACGACGAAGCGACGTCGCTGGAACTTTCCGATCAGGCGTTGCGGAACATCGGACTCTCGCGCGAGACGATCCAGCCGATTGAGCTGCAGACGTTTCAGCGGTCGATTACCGTGCCCGCACTCGTCGTCGAACGTCCGGGGCGGACTCGCGTCCAGGTGGCCACGCCGATGACGGGCGTCATCACCCATGTGCACGCCGTGCAGGGAGAAGCCGTCGAACCGGGAAGCCTGCTGTTCCAGATTCGACTCACGCACGAGGACCTGGTGTCTGCACAAACCGACTTTCTGCAAACGCTCGGCGAGCTCGATGTGGAAGAACGCGAGATCACACGGCTGCAGGATGTCACGAGCAGTGGAGCGGTCGCGGGCAAGGTTCAGCTCGACCGGGAATATGCCCGGGACAAGCTCGCCGCCCATCTCCGGGCCCAGCGGGAAGCGCTCAAACTGCACGGTCTTTCGGACGAGCAGGTCGATCTGATCGCCAGCGAGCGGCGACTGCTGAGGGAACTTCAGATCTTCGCACCTTCGACCGACGAGCATCCCGAGAACGAACTCAAACTGGCTGGCAAGCTGGTGCAACCGGTCTCCCTGCAGCAGTCAGGCGATGCTCCCCCGAGCGGGTCCGGCGACCGGGAATCACTCATTCTGCAGGATCTGCTTGTTCACAAAGGACAGTCGGTGAATGCCGGAGAAACGCTGGCCGTGCTGGTCGAGTACAGCGAGCTCTATATCGAAGGACTCGCCTTTGAGCAGGACATCTCTCAACTCCGTCGAGCATCGGAACAGGGCTGGAAGGTCGATGCGATCTTCGAAGAGCCCGGAGCCGGTCCGCGGATCGTTGAGGATCTCGAGTTCGCCTACCTCGCCAATCGGGTCGACATGGATTCCCGGACGCTGCCGTTTTACGTCCGGCTGCCTAACGAAATCACGAAAGACCGTCGCAGCGATGGCAACCGGTATATCGAATGGAAATACCTGCCCGGACAGCGGCTGCAGATGCGGGTGCCCGTCGAAGAGATGCCGAACAGGATTGTCCTGCCTGTCGAGGCCGTCGCCCGGGAAGGGGCGGAGTGGTACGTCTTCCAACAGAACGGAGACCACTTCGACCGGGTGCCCGTGCACGTGACCTATCGCGATCAGTATTCCGCTGTGATCGCCAACGATGGCTCGCTCTTTCCGGGCGATGTCGTCGCCATGCGAGGCGCTCACCAGATGCAAATGGCCCTCAAGAACAAGGCCGGAGGGGGAGTCGATCCTCACGCTGGTCATAACCACTAG
- a CDS encoding efflux RND transporter permease subunit has translation MLNAIIRFALRQRLLVMAITLLMCGYGTWQALHAPIDVFPNLNRPRVVIMTEAPGLAPEEVESLITFPIETAVNGANGVQAVRSSSGVGISVIYVEFDWGTDIYDDRQIVNERLQLVTDRLPEGISPQLAPVSSIMGQVLMLGMWSEGGETEPIEVRTMADWVVRQRLLTIPGVSQVFTMGGGRKQFQVLVDPDALLRYGVTLHEVKQAVQDSNENATGGYLDEQGPNELLVRALGRIQSIEDLQKVVVATRNERPIVLAQIARVIEGAQVKRGDSAAYVRTGAGEFVGGPAVVLTINKQPEADTRAVTEAVLEAVEDLRPSLPQDLRVEPLYSQKLFIDRAIENVVEALRDGGILVVIILFLFLMNIRTTFITLTAIPLSLLMTVIVFSFFGLSINTMTLGGLAVAIGELVDDAIVDVENIFRRLRENRQQGNPKNPLLVVFQASVEIRNSIVFGTMIVILVFLPLFALSGMEGRLFTPLGIAYIVSILSSLLVSLTVTPVLSYWLLAGKKDSGHEKDGPLLRLLKWIGDKVIRFSLRVPRLNLIATALAVGLAGLFLINLERDFLPPFNEGTIQLNVVLPPGTSLGTSNDIAGRVEDRLMAIEDILSISRRTGRAELDEHAEGVNMSEILIELDPESEQSREEQIEEIREAMGEIPGIVTAVEQPLAHLISHMLSGVKAQIGIKIYGDDLDLLRRSAGEMQAAIQSVPGVTDLLVEPQVIIPQLRIELDRDKLLLYGLTAAEVNTFIETAMNGQIVSEVLLGQRTFDLLIRLDEGYRENLQALKRLTIEMENGGKIPLEAVADIYESGGPNTINRENVRRRIVLQCNVSDRGVVDVVQEIRERVLPVVQSLPPGYFVEYSGQFESQQSATRIIGALFAVSLVGVFLVLFTMFRSVKLSLQVMAALPMAFIGSVAALVMTGQTLTVAAMVGFISLGGIASRNGILLLNHYLHLVRHEGEDWTKEMIVRAGLERLAPVLMTALTSGIGLVPLVLAAGEAGKEILYPVATVILGGLISSTLLDFFVHPALFWLFGLEEARRVVDESNMELELILPEQEPVEERTVEV, from the coding sequence ATGCTGAATGCAATTATCCGCTTTGCACTCCGGCAGCGACTGCTGGTGATGGCGATCACGCTGCTGATGTGCGGCTACGGCACCTGGCAGGCGCTCCACGCACCGATCGATGTCTTTCCGAATCTGAATCGGCCCCGCGTGGTCATTATGACCGAAGCCCCCGGACTCGCTCCGGAGGAAGTCGAGTCGCTGATCACCTTCCCGATTGAAACGGCTGTGAACGGAGCCAACGGGGTGCAGGCCGTTCGGAGTTCGTCAGGCGTCGGGATCTCCGTCATCTACGTGGAGTTCGACTGGGGAACCGATATCTACGATGACCGACAGATCGTGAACGAGCGGCTGCAACTGGTCACCGACCGGTTGCCGGAAGGGATTAGTCCACAACTCGCACCCGTCTCATCGATCATGGGGCAGGTCCTCATGTTGGGGATGTGGAGTGAGGGAGGCGAGACCGAGCCGATTGAAGTTCGCACAATGGCTGACTGGGTGGTCCGTCAACGGCTGTTGACCATTCCCGGCGTTTCGCAGGTCTTCACCATGGGAGGCGGTCGAAAGCAGTTTCAGGTTCTGGTCGATCCCGACGCTCTGCTGCGATACGGCGTCACGCTGCACGAAGTCAAGCAGGCTGTTCAGGACAGCAATGAAAACGCGACGGGCGGCTATCTCGACGAACAGGGGCCGAATGAATTGCTGGTTCGTGCTCTCGGACGCATTCAATCGATCGAAGACCTGCAGAAAGTCGTTGTCGCCACGCGGAACGAGCGACCGATTGTGCTGGCTCAGATCGCCCGCGTTATTGAAGGGGCTCAGGTCAAACGGGGCGACAGTGCCGCCTATGTCCGCACCGGGGCCGGAGAGTTCGTCGGCGGCCCGGCGGTTGTGCTGACGATCAACAAGCAACCCGAAGCCGACACTCGAGCGGTTACCGAGGCGGTCCTGGAAGCCGTGGAAGATCTTCGTCCCTCGCTTCCGCAGGACCTTCGAGTGGAGCCGCTCTATTCGCAGAAACTGTTCATCGATCGAGCCATCGAAAACGTCGTCGAAGCGCTGAGAGACGGCGGGATTCTGGTGGTCATCATTCTCTTTCTGTTCCTGATGAACATCCGGACGACATTTATCACGCTCACAGCGATTCCACTTTCGCTGTTGATGACCGTGATCGTGTTCTCGTTCTTCGGTCTGTCGATCAACACAATGACACTCGGCGGCCTGGCAGTCGCCATCGGGGAACTGGTCGACGATGCCATTGTCGATGTCGAGAACATCTTTCGGCGGCTTCGGGAGAACCGGCAGCAGGGGAACCCGAAGAATCCGCTGCTCGTTGTCTTTCAGGCCAGTGTCGAGATTCGAAACTCGATTGTCTTCGGCACAATGATCGTGATTCTGGTCTTCCTCCCGCTGTTCGCGCTCTCGGGCATGGAGGGGCGGTTGTTCACGCCGCTGGGAATTGCTTACATCGTTTCGATTCTGTCTTCACTGCTCGTCTCCCTGACGGTCACGCCCGTGCTTTCCTACTGGCTGCTGGCTGGGAAGAAAGATAGCGGGCACGAGAAAGATGGCCCGTTGCTCCGCCTGTTGAAATGGATCGGCGACAAAGTCATTCGTTTCAGTCTGAGAGTCCCGAGGCTCAATCTGATCGCGACCGCACTGGCGGTCGGACTGGCCGGGCTCTTTCTGATCAATCTGGAACGCGACTTTCTTCCCCCATTTAACGAGGGGACGATTCAGCTGAATGTTGTGCTGCCGCCGGGAACGTCGCTGGGAACCTCGAACGATATCGCCGGTCGGGTTGAAGACCGACTCATGGCGATCGAGGACATTCTCTCGATCAGCCGCCGCACCGGCCGGGCTGAACTCGATGAACACGCCGAGGGCGTCAACATGAGCGAGATCCTGATCGAGCTCGATCCCGAATCCGAGCAGTCCCGTGAGGAGCAGATCGAAGAAATTCGTGAAGCCATGGGCGAAATCCCCGGGATTGTCACGGCTGTGGAGCAGCCGCTCGCTCACCTGATCTCACATATGCTATCGGGCGTGAAAGCTCAGATCGGGATCAAGATTTACGGAGACGACCTCGATCTGCTGCGTCGCAGTGCAGGGGAGATGCAGGCTGCAATCCAGTCCGTGCCGGGCGTGACCGATCTTCTGGTCGAGCCGCAGGTTATCATCCCTCAACTGCGGATCGAACTCGACCGTGACAAACTCCTGCTCTACGGTTTGACGGCTGCTGAAGTCAACACGTTCATCGAAACAGCGATGAACGGGCAGATCGTTTCGGAAGTCCTGCTCGGGCAGCGAACCTTTGACCTGTTAATCCGGCTGGACGAAGGCTATCGAGAGAACCTGCAGGCGCTGAAACGGCTGACGATTGAGATGGAGAACGGCGGGAAGATTCCACTCGAAGCCGTGGCCGACATCTATGAATCGGGAGGTCCCAATACGATCAATCGCGAGAATGTCCGACGGCGAATCGTGCTGCAGTGCAATGTCTCTGACCGCGGCGTGGTCGATGTCGTCCAGGAGATTCGCGAACGGGTGCTGCCCGTCGTCCAGTCGCTTCCGCCCGGGTACTTCGTTGAATACAGCGGCCAATTCGAGAGTCAACAGTCGGCGACCCGCATCATTGGAGCTCTGTTCGCCGTTTCGCTGGTCGGCGTCTTTCTCGTGCTGTTTACGATGTTCCGTTCCGTAAAACTGTCGCTGCAGGTAATGGCCGCACTGCCGATGGCGTTCATCGGCTCGGTTGCCGCCCTGGTGATGACCGGTCAGACGCTAACCGTGGCCGCCATGGTCGGGTTCATTTCCCTGGGCGGGATCGCTTCCCGCAACGGAATCCTGCTCCTCAATCACTACCTGCATCTGGTCCGACACGAAGGCGAGGACTGGACGAAAGAAATGATTGTTCGTGCGGGACTGGAGCGTCTCGCTCCGGTGCTGATGACTGCGCTCACGTCCGGGATCGGCCTCGTGCCGCTGGTACTGGCCGCGGGCGAAGCCGGCAAGGAGATTCTCTATCCGGTAGCGACGGTCATTCTCGGGGGACTGATCAGTTCGACACTCTTGGACTTCTTTGTCCACCCGGCACTCTTCTGGTTGTTCGGTCTCGAAGAAGCCCGGCGTGTGGTGGACGAATCGAACATGGAACTTGAGCTCATCCTCCCCGAACAGGAACCCGTCGAAGAACGGACTGTTGAAGTTTGA
- a CDS encoding PAS domain S-box protein yields the protein MTAAINYIHTRTLVENSRSVAESQELMVQLEGLLSNITDAETGQRGFLLTLDESYLDPYESSASLVHSDLRKLEELLHENETPLGRLPDLNRAVQAKLDELRETIDLAKDGDREAALVIVQSDVGKRLMDEIRTILGSMQETEAEDVRKRLLETEQSFQSAVASAVLSTLVGVALLGFVFYLALRNIRQEQAATAEMTAQRELYLTTLASIGDAVISTNAEGDVVFLNTVAESLTGWTTADASGRPLTEVFRIINETTRATVENPALRAIREGVIVGLANHTLLITRDGQEVAIDDSAAPIRDDAGEVIGSVLVFRDISSHKFSVRRLEASEARMRSMLNSALDGIISIDHRGNVIEFNKSAEKMFGYTRDEVLGNEMANFIVPPSLRGRHRDGLERYLKTGVGPVLDQRLELTAVRRDGEEFPVEISITRIETVGPPLFTGYVRDITQTKFAEQQRQESERRFRMLVEQIQDYAIFMMDPEGRATSWNVGVRRLLGYEEDEFIGLRVFKAAFTPEDLETGIDEAELRQAATEGRGGDDRWKLRKDGSRFWASGITTALHDEDGNLLGFMKVMRDQTDRKRLEDELRKIAADLSEADRRKTEFLATLGHELRNPLAPIRTGLEVMKLARDEPETIEEVRLTMERQTHQMMRLIDDLLDVSRITRGKLELRRSMVLVGDVVGSAVEAARPFVNDAQHELTVELPEEPIEMYGDPHRLAQVFSNLLNNAAKYTPVGGHIWLTVRRLDDDVVISVRDNGLGIPAEMQESIFEMFTQIDRPHEFGHTGLGIGLTLVKRLIALHGGTIEVKSDGPDHGSEFTVRLPVMTESAATSVLLEDPPSGNPPLKVLVVDDNEAAASMLSMVVSMLGNEVRIAHDGSQAVQVASQFRPEVILMDLGMPNMNGFEAAREIRKQEWGKTMVLAALTGWGQDEDRRRSREAGFDHHFVKPAEPAELQRLFAAVSRN from the coding sequence GTGACCGCTGCGATCAACTACATCCATACCCGCACACTGGTTGAGAACAGTCGTTCTGTCGCGGAATCGCAGGAGCTGATGGTTCAACTCGAAGGGCTTCTCTCCAATATCACCGATGCCGAGACAGGCCAGCGTGGTTTTCTCCTCACGCTTGATGAATCGTATCTCGACCCATACGAGTCTTCCGCATCCCTGGTCCATTCCGATCTGCGGAAGCTCGAAGAGCTGTTGCATGAGAACGAAACTCCATTGGGGCGGCTTCCCGATTTGAACCGAGCCGTGCAGGCCAAACTCGATGAATTGCGAGAGACGATCGATCTGGCGAAAGATGGCGATCGGGAGGCGGCTCTCGTCATCGTCCAGAGTGATGTCGGCAAGAGGCTGATGGATGAGATCCGCACAATCCTTGGATCCATGCAGGAGACTGAAGCCGAAGATGTGCGGAAACGGCTGCTTGAGACGGAGCAGAGTTTTCAGTCTGCGGTCGCCTCGGCGGTGTTGTCCACCCTGGTCGGAGTCGCGCTCCTCGGGTTTGTGTTCTATCTCGCCCTCCGGAATATTCGCCAGGAGCAGGCGGCGACCGCCGAAATGACCGCCCAGCGTGAACTTTACCTGACGACCCTGGCCAGCATCGGCGATGCGGTCATCAGTACCAATGCTGAGGGGGATGTTGTTTTTCTGAATACCGTTGCCGAGAGCCTGACCGGTTGGACAACCGCCGACGCCTCTGGTCGACCGCTGACGGAAGTCTTTCGAATTATCAACGAGACCACGAGAGCGACGGTGGAGAATCCGGCGTTGCGAGCCATTCGCGAGGGCGTCATCGTTGGACTGGCCAATCATACGCTACTGATCACACGCGATGGACAGGAAGTGGCGATCGACGACAGTGCCGCTCCGATTCGAGATGATGCCGGGGAAGTGATCGGGAGTGTGCTCGTTTTTCGCGATATCAGCAGTCACAAGTTTTCGGTGCGACGACTGGAGGCAAGCGAAGCCCGCATGCGGTCGATGCTCAACTCGGCTCTGGACGGCATTATTTCCATCGACCACCGGGGCAACGTGATCGAGTTCAACAAGTCCGCCGAAAAGATGTTCGGCTATACGCGGGACGAAGTTCTTGGCAATGAAATGGCGAACTTCATCGTTCCGCCGTCGCTTCGTGGGAGACATCGCGATGGCCTGGAACGGTATCTGAAAACAGGTGTCGGCCCCGTTCTCGATCAGCGTCTGGAACTGACCGCGGTTCGGAGAGACGGCGAAGAGTTTCCCGTGGAAATCTCGATCACACGCATCGAAACCGTCGGGCCCCCGCTGTTTACCGGATACGTTCGCGATATCACCCAGACGAAGTTCGCCGAGCAGCAGCGACAGGAGTCCGAGCGGCGTTTTCGGATGCTCGTCGAACAGATTCAGGACTACGCCATCTTCATGATGGACCCGGAGGGACGGGCAACCTCGTGGAATGTCGGAGTTCGGCGATTGCTCGGTTACGAGGAAGACGAATTCATCGGTTTGAGAGTCTTCAAAGCGGCCTTCACGCCGGAGGATCTGGAAACCGGGATCGATGAAGCGGAATTGCGTCAGGCTGCCACTGAAGGGCGCGGTGGAGATGACCGTTGGAAGTTACGAAAAGATGGAAGCCGTTTCTGGGCTTCGGGAATCACGACCGCGCTGCACGACGAAGACGGCAATTTGCTGGGCTTCATGAAGGTGATGCGGGATCAGACGGATCGCAAGCGGCTCGAAGATGAGCTTCGGAAAATTGCGGCCGATCTCTCCGAAGCGGACCGACGAAAGACCGAGTTTCTCGCCACGCTGGGGCACGAACTTCGCAATCCGCTGGCGCCGATCCGAACTGGCCTGGAAGTCATGAAGCTGGCCAGAGACGAGCCGGAGACCATCGAGGAAGTTCGGCTGACGATGGAACGACAAACCCATCAGATGATGCGTCTGATCGATGATCTGCTCGATGTGTCACGGATCACCCGCGGCAAGCTGGAACTTCGCCGATCGATGGTTCTCGTGGGCGACGTGGTCGGCAGCGCCGTTGAGGCGGCGCGACCTTTTGTCAATGATGCTCAACATGAGTTGACCGTCGAGTTGCCGGAAGAACCGATCGAGATGTACGGCGACCCGCATCGACTCGCCCAGGTCTTCTCGAATCTGTTGAATAACGCAGCAAAGTATACGCCGGTCGGAGGACATATCTGGCTGACCGTTCGCCGACTGGACGACGATGTGGTCATCAGCGTTCGGGATAACGGCCTCGGGATCCCGGCGGAGATGCAGGAGAGTATTTTTGAGATGTTCACCCAGATCGATCGTCCGCATGAGTTCGGCCACACCGGACTGGGGATCGGTCTGACACTCGTCAAGAGATTGATAGCACTTCATGGAGGAACGATCGAAGTGAAAAGCGATGGGCCTGATCACGGAAGCGAATTCACAGTTCGATTACCAGTAATGACGGAGTCGGCGGCCACAAGCGTTCTGCTTGAGGATCCCCCGAGCGGAAATCCGCCTCTCAAGGTCCTGGTTGTCGATGACAACGAAGCGGCTGCATCCATGCTGTCTATGGTTGTCAGCATGCTCGGCAATGAAGTCCGCATTGCTCACGACGGAAGCCAGGCCGTTCAGGTGGCCAGCCAGTTTCGTCCAGAGGTGATCCTGATGGATCTCGGCATGCCGAATATGAATGGATTCGAGGCGGCTCGCGAAATCCGCAAACAGGAATGGGGCAAGACGATGGTCCTGGCGGCTCTGACAGGGTGGGGGCAGGATGAAGATCGTCGGCGCTCGCGTGAAGCGGGCTTTGATCACCATTTCGTCAAACCCGCCGAGCCAGCCGAACTGCAACGGTTGTTTGCCGCGGTGAGCCGGAATTGA
- a CDS encoding sodium:calcium antiporter: protein MTFDFHTYSPWINLLILFVGGLLVWRSGTKLSHIADQISERSNMSKALAGALLLGGATSLPEIATTVTASWLGNASLAMNNLFGGVAMQLAVLALIDFWVVKGALTYFSPSPVLLLGGTLLILQIAVGVCAISAGDVTLFAHIGFWPLLLGAVYAASLYYMNRFENRESWVPTELPEALSEKNNPEENASDHASEQGQGTRLEWGIWIQFAYNCLFVLIGGFLVSATADALSEQTGLSGGFLGATLVALTTSLPEISTTAGAIRLGSYTMAISNIFGTNSLEVALLLPSDLAFRAGPVVNAVDQSALFMGGIGIVLTALYMWGLLERRDRTLFGMGIDSVWVTLVYVAGLIVFYFRSV from the coding sequence ATGACATTCGATTTTCATACATACAGCCCGTGGATCAACCTGCTGATACTCTTCGTCGGAGGCCTGCTGGTCTGGAGATCCGGAACGAAACTTTCGCACATCGCCGATCAGATTTCCGAGCGATCGAACATGTCCAAAGCTCTGGCGGGGGCTCTTCTGCTGGGCGGGGCCACCTCGTTGCCTGAGATCGCGACCACCGTCACAGCGAGCTGGCTGGGAAATGCCTCCCTGGCGATGAACAATCTGTTCGGTGGCGTTGCCATGCAACTCGCCGTTCTGGCGCTGATCGACTTCTGGGTCGTGAAGGGAGCTTTGACTTATTTTTCTCCGAGCCCGGTTCTGCTTCTGGGGGGGACGCTGCTGATTCTGCAGATCGCCGTCGGCGTGTGCGCCATCTCCGCGGGCGATGTGACGCTGTTCGCACACATTGGCTTCTGGCCTCTGTTGCTGGGTGCGGTCTATGCCGCTTCGCTCTATTACATGAATCGCTTTGAGAATCGAGAGTCGTGGGTTCCGACTGAGCTTCCCGAAGCACTCTCCGAAAAGAACAACCCCGAGGAGAACGCCAGTGATCACGCGTCTGAACAGGGCCAGGGAACACGGCTGGAGTGGGGAATCTGGATTCAGTTTGCCTACAATTGTCTGTTCGTGTTGATTGGAGGCTTCCTCGTCTCAGCGACCGCCGATGCGCTGTCGGAACAGACGGGACTCTCGGGCGGTTTTCTGGGAGCCACGCTGGTTGCTCTGACCACTTCGCTTCCCGAGATCAGCACTACCGCCGGCGCGATTCGGCTCGGCAGCTACACGATGGCGATCTCCAACATCTTCGGAACCAACTCCCTCGAAGTCGCGCTGCTGCTGCCGAGTGATCTGGCATTCCGAGCCGGTCCGGTTGTGAACGCTGTCGATCAATCGGCGTTGTTCATGGGAGGGATCGGCATCGTCCTTACGGCTCTCTATATGTGGGGACTGCTTGAGCGACGCGACCGCACCCTGTTCGGAATGGGGATCGATTCGGTCTGGGTCACGCTGGTCTACGTCGCGGGACTGATCGTCTTCTACTTCCGATCGGTCTAA
- a CDS encoding YciE/YciF ferroxidase family protein, producing the protein MGLFTSTEFNDLDALFVDQLEDVYDAEQRLTKALPQMADKASDPELKKAFQEHLKETEGQIRRLEQVFKIFGKDAKGKTCEAMKGLVKEGEEVISAKGDAHVIDAALICAAQRVEHYEIAAYGCIRNLAQRLGQPQAAELLQQTLDEEGDADKILTNLAESFINREAART; encoded by the coding sequence ATGGGACTATTTACATCAACCGAATTCAACGATCTGGACGCACTTTTCGTTGATCAGCTGGAAGACGTTTATGATGCCGAACAACGTCTGACCAAGGCACTTCCGCAGATGGCGGACAAAGCCTCTGATCCGGAGCTCAAGAAAGCCTTTCAGGAACACCTGAAAGAAACGGAGGGTCAGATTCGCCGCCTCGAACAGGTCTTCAAGATCTTCGGCAAAGATGCGAAGGGCAAGACCTGCGAAGCGATGAAGGGGCTGGTCAAAGAAGGCGAAGAAGTCATCAGCGCCAAGGGTGATGCCCACGTGATCGACGCGGCTCTGATCTGTGCCGCCCAGCGGGTTGAGCATTACGAGATTGCCGCATACGGCTGTATCCGGAACCTGGCTCAACGACTGGGACAGCCGCAGGCCGCCGAGTTGTTGCAGCAGACGCTGGACGAAGAAGGTGATGCCGACAAGATTCTCACCAATCTGGCGGAAAGCTTCATCAACCGGGAAGCCGCCCGCACGTAA
- a CDS encoding sodium:calcium antiporter, giving the protein MFDFELSLAGNFTVFCIAAVVIGFAGARASRFADQLADSTGWGEALTGTIFLGFMTALPGFIASLVTAMKGMPALAISNALGGIAIQTAALGVADIAYKRANLEHAAASVPNMMQTVMLLALLVLVLLGLSSPDVTVGHVHPASILQIIVAACAFVIVVRVRQDPMWKPVQTDETRVDRPNEDYVERDSRKLGLALLVVAALTALSGAVIAEAAQNIVEQTDFSEILVGGLLMAVATSLPELVTSVAAVREGALTLAVSDIVGGNFFDVLFVAGADIVFLSGSIYHAGDVGMREVFLATLTILLNLILLAGLIFRQREGPGRIGIESSLMLGCYVIGFIILSLSF; this is encoded by the coding sequence ATGTTCGATTTTGAACTCTCACTCGCCGGTAATTTCACCGTTTTCTGCATCGCGGCTGTCGTGATCGGTTTCGCGGGCGCGAGAGCGTCACGGTTTGCCGATCAACTGGCCGACAGCACAGGATGGGGAGAAGCACTCACCGGAACCATCTTTCTGGGATTCATGACCGCATTGCCCGGCTTCATCGCCTCGCTGGTGACCGCGATGAAAGGCATGCCGGCTTTGGCCATCAGTAATGCTCTCGGCGGCATCGCCATCCAGACCGCAGCGCTCGGAGTGGCCGATATCGCCTATAAACGGGCGAATCTGGAGCACGCGGCTGCCTCGGTGCCGAATATGATGCAGACCGTAATGCTGCTCGCGCTTCTGGTTCTCGTGCTTCTCGGGTTAAGCAGTCCCGACGTCACGGTGGGTCACGTTCATCCCGCTTCGATTCTCCAGATCATCGTGGCCGCCTGCGCGTTCGTCATCGTCGTCCGTGTGCGGCAGGATCCGATGTGGAAACCGGTGCAAACGGATGAAACGCGAGTCGATCGGCCCAACGAAGACTATGTCGAGCGGGATTCCCGGAAGCTCGGATTGGCTCTGCTGGTCGTGGCCGCCCTGACCGCCCTGAGCGGAGCAGTGATTGCTGAAGCGGCACAGAACATCGTGGAACAGACCGATTTCTCGGAGATTCTCGTCGGCGGCTTACTGATGGCGGTTGCGACCTCGTTGCCGGAACTCGTCACCAGTGTGGCCGCAGTCCGAGAGGGAGCCCTGACGTTGGCAGTCAGCGATATTGTCGGCGGAAACTTCTTCGACGTTCTGTTTGTCGCGGGAGCGGACATCGTCTTTCTCAGTGGCTCGATCTATCACGCCGGGGACGTGGGTATGCGTGAGGTCTTTCTTGCCACGCTCACCATTCTGCTCAATCTGATTCTGTTGGCCGGCCTGATCTTCCGGCAGCGGGAA